A section of the Methanococcoides sp. LMO-2 genome encodes:
- a CDS encoding sugar-binding protein: MLYPSAQALLFVLLISAIVTYMIFPAPVRKKVSSMGLMQILLVLIVVAVGVSAVHFMDAPSIPTNITPGGGSIVYVSADGNGDYNCDGAKDEVEINAALQYVGEHADLNTVYLRDDGGDNDFIIQGTIEIPDDTTLTGDMGATVKLVARFNPPRDDWQMVSGVTPLSGRGYKQSNNVTVTNLTFDADRWNQPRIPSDEVDHYPTIEIRGKDLTFHNLSFTTGIGDFIKVINSGEKLPNLNIYNNYFGRSGHVGVYVLYTGSTADNRIWIHDNVFGHVAANTGVRLDECSGALVERNTFTSFNSGDSAIYLIYKNDKSNTGSSNNEIAYNTIYNVREYGIVLAAEVAGGRVDKSETTGNYIHHNLIYGTIGDDGRSGGISVYGHDDVTIESNTIANGEGDGISTHEYHGSTSTSGFTITATNNIITGMKSYDGRGYGINNIEYESHTIISDNNNIYNNALGDYNHVGEGPNDIHFDPMYYDEARGNYHLSSTAGTWTGTGWEIMKANSPCIDAGKISSSYFNEPDPNGNRINIGRYGNTAEASKSYSGKPAISTIIKNVFSGDGVQDAQSDGDRENLNVVRGTATVDGDLNDWKDVVGIAIDVASDKEREKDNTASIKAMYDDSYLYFAFDVDDSDLQADGLTETSGLHLDDSIEIYLDTLYDGGDAMQSDDYHFIINLNGAIVDDVGTGSGKDYDYSSNIVKKVTLQGSKSYASDLDAGYIMEVAIPWSDVGGQSPGDVIGVFFAINDQDAGDVSFFNWYDLTGSYAVPDHWGDGILQE, from the coding sequence ATGCTCTATCCAAGTGCACAAGCTTTGCTCTTTGTACTTTTGATCAGTGCGATTGTGACCTATATGATCTTTCCGGCACCCGTTCGTAAAAAGGTTTCATCTATGGGTCTCATGCAGATCCTGTTAGTTCTAATAGTGGTAGCTGTGGGAGTTTCAGCTGTGCATTTTATGGACGCTCCATCCATTCCTACGAACATTACTCCAGGTGGGGGATCCATTGTGTATGTTTCCGCAGATGGTAATGGTGACTACAATTGTGATGGGGCAAAAGATGAAGTTGAGATTAATGCTGCTCTTCAGTATGTGGGTGAGCATGCAGATTTAAACACTGTTTATCTGAGGGATGATGGTGGAGATAACGATTTCATCATTCAGGGAACGATTGAAATCCCGGATGATACAACGCTAACAGGGGATATGGGGGCAACAGTCAAACTCGTGGCTAGATTCAATCCTCCGAGGGATGACTGGCAAATGGTCTCAGGGGTGACCCCACTCAGTGGACGTGGCTACAAACAGTCTAACAATGTAACTGTTACTAATCTTACGTTCGATGCGGACAGATGGAACCAGCCACGTATTCCATCAGATGAAGTGGATCACTATCCTACAATTGAGATCCGTGGTAAGGACCTCACATTCCATAATCTGTCGTTTACCACTGGTATTGGTGATTTTATCAAGGTCATAAATTCCGGGGAGAAGCTTCCAAATCTGAATATATACAATAACTATTTTGGCAGGTCCGGCCACGTTGGTGTATATGTTTTGTACACCGGTTCAACTGCTGACAACCGGATCTGGATACATGATAATGTATTCGGGCATGTGGCAGCAAATACCGGTGTCCGTCTGGATGAGTGTTCCGGTGCTTTAGTTGAGAGAAATACATTCACCTCATTCAATTCGGGTGATTCTGCTATCTATCTTATATATAAGAACGATAAATCCAACACCGGTTCATCTAACAATGAAATTGCTTACAATACAATATACAATGTAAGGGAGTATGGTATTGTCCTTGCTGCAGAGGTGGCAGGGGGGAGGGTTGACAAATCCGAAACGACCGGCAATTACATACATCACAATCTGATTTATGGTACAATTGGAGATGATGGCAGGAGCGGTGGTATAAGCGTTTATGGCCATGATGATGTTACTATTGAGTCGAACACCATTGCAAACGGAGAGGGCGACGGAATTTCCACTCATGAATATCATGGTTCAACATCTACATCCGGGTTTACCATTACAGCAACTAACAACATCATCACCGGTATGAAATCCTATGATGGTCGCGGGTATGGTATAAATAATATCGAATATGAGTCTCATACCATTATTTCAGATAATAACAACATTTACAACAATGCCCTGGGGGACTATAATCATGTGGGAGAGGGTCCAAATGATATTCATTTTGATCCTATGTACTACGATGAGGCCAGAGGTAACTATCATTTAAGTTCAACAGCAGGGACGTGGACCGGAACTGGCTGGGAGATAATGAAAGCCAACAGCCCGTGTATAGATGCAGGTAAGATCTCCAGCAGTTATTTCAATGAACCCGATCCAAATGGTAACAGGATAAACATTGGCCGGTACGGTAATACTGCCGAAGCATCCAAGAGCTATTCCGGAAAACCTGCTATCTCCACCATCATTAAGAATGTCTTTTCCGGCGATGGGGTGCAGGATGCACAATCAGATGGTGATCGTGAAAATCTGAATGTCGTACGTGGTACTGCTACGGTGGATGGCGATCTCAATGATTGGAAAGATGTAGTAGGAATTGCAATTGATGTTGCTTCTGACAAAGAACGGGAAAAAGATAATACTGCATCAATAAAGGCAATGTATGATGATTCATACCTCTACTTTGCTTTCGATGTGGATGACAGCGACCTTCAGGCAGACGGTCTGACCGAGACAAGTGGTTTGCACCTGGACGACAGCATTGAGATCTATCTTGACACTTTGTACGACGGTGGAGATGCGATGCAGTCAGATGACTATCACTTTATCATAAATCTGAATGGTGCTATTGTGGATGATGTGGGTACCGGTAGCGGCAAAGATTACGATTATTCGAGTAATATTGTCAAAAAGGTGACGTTGCAGGGTAGCAAGAGCTATGCCAGTGATCTGGATGCTGGCTATATAATGGAGGTTGCAATCCCGTGGAGCGATGTCGGTGGACAATCCCCTGGTGATGTAATTGGTGTGTTCTTTGCCATAAACGACCAGGATGCAGGCGATGTGTCATTCTTTAACTGGTATGATCTGACGGGTTCCTATGCAGTTCCAGATCACTGGGGGGACGGGATACTACAGGAATGA
- a CDS encoding polysaccharide deacetylase family protein has translation MIPNSTLIEKLKEEKELWDLFTKKEEYNPPILDEYERFPYYLSSSRDIFEPKVSKYLIENGFKPEYPDGKEFAVCLTHDIDVIKESNFRYALNSFRAVTKGNIKEALRNFTYAINKRSHPYWNFREIIKLEEQYGATSSFYFLALEPGEQNYDYDLQTLRDDIRYIDARGWEVGLHGGHRSYNNYEDLYKKKEKLEAVLGKNIIGYRNHYLRFRTPETWELLSKAGFKYDTTFGYNDCAGFRNGMCHPFRPINLKTGKEIDIVEIPLTIMDCTLLRDYMRLDFNGSWEITKKLIDSVAKYNGVITILWHNTYMLDENLEFYKKILNYCYEKDAWMASGKDMTEWWEQ, from the coding sequence ATGATACCTAATAGCACATTGATTGAAAAGCTGAAAGAAGAAAAGGAACTATGGGATCTTTTCACAAAAAAAGAGGAATACAATCCCCCTATTCTTGATGAATATGAAAGATTCCCCTACTATTTGAGCAGTTCCCGAGACATCTTCGAACCCAAGGTCTCAAAATATCTGATCGAAAATGGTTTTAAGCCGGAATACCCGGATGGAAAGGAATTCGCCGTTTGTCTGACGCATGATATTGATGTAATTAAAGAGAGCAATTTTAGATATGCATTAAATTCTTTCAGAGCTGTTACCAAAGGAAATATCAAAGAAGCACTAAGAAACTTCACCTACGCAATAAACAAAAGAAGCCACCCATACTGGAACTTCCGGGAGATAATTAAGTTGGAAGAACAGTATGGAGCTACATCAAGTTTTTACTTCCTTGCACTTGAGCCTGGGGAACAGAATTATGACTATGACCTGCAGACCCTCAGGGACGACATAAGATATATAGATGCCAGAGGTTGGGAAGTAGGGCTCCATGGTGGTCACAGATCATACAACAATTATGAAGACCTTTACAAAAAGAAAGAAAAGCTTGAAGCTGTTCTTGGGAAAAACATAATCGGGTATCGGAACCACTACTTAAGATTCAGGACTCCTGAAACCTGGGAGTTACTTAGTAAAGCCGGTTTCAAATATGACACAACTTTCGGATATAACGACTGTGCAGGATTCAGAAATGGTATGTGCCATCCGTTCAGACCGATAAACCTGAAAACAGGAAAAGAGATCGATATCGTGGAGATCCCATTGACGATAATGGACTGTACACTTCTCAGGGATTATATGAGACTAGACTTCAACGGTTCATGGGAAATCACAAAGAAACTAATCGACTCTGTTGCAAAATACAACGGTGTAATTACAATACTCTGGCACAACACATACATGCTGGACGAAAATCTGGAATTCTACAAAAAAATCCTAAACTATTGTTATGAAAAGGATGCATGGATGGCCAGTGGAAAAGATATGACCGAATGGTGGGAACAATGA
- the wecB gene encoding non-hydrolyzing UDP-N-acetylglucosamine 2-epimerase, translated as MKIISVIGARPQFIKCAPLSRELRKSHDEILVHTGQHYDPDMSDVFFKELGIPEPDHNLGIGSATQGEQTGNMLIGIEKILISEEPDMVLVYGDTNSTIAGSLAASKRHIPVSHVEAGLRSFDRTMPEEINRVVTDHISDILFCPTETAVINLGNEGITEGVYNVGDVMMDALQYNIRIAEEGSSILDDLELSPKDFMVATVHRASNTDSIENLSSIVKAFCSVDEHVVFPVHPRTKKYLIKYGLWDNLCENVSVISPVGYLDMLKLMSNSRKVLTDSGGIQKEAYMLGVPCITMRDNTEWVETVNDGWNVLVGSDCNMIMDAINGFEGSGMKGNVFGSGDACERICSVLEGSS; from the coding sequence ATGAAAATAATATCCGTTATCGGTGCCAGGCCACAGTTCATAAAATGTGCTCCACTTTCCCGTGAACTTAGAAAATCTCACGATGAGATACTTGTCCACACCGGGCAACATTATGATCCTGATATGTCTGATGTTTTCTTCAAAGAACTTGGCATTCCGGAACCGGATCATAATCTTGGTATCGGTTCCGCTACACAGGGTGAGCAAACAGGTAATATGCTGATCGGGATCGAAAAGATTCTCATTAGTGAAGAGCCTGATATGGTCCTGGTTTATGGTGATACCAACTCTACTATTGCAGGTTCTCTTGCAGCCTCCAAGCGTCATATTCCTGTGTCTCACGTCGAGGCCGGTCTTCGCTCGTTTGACAGAACTATGCCAGAAGAGATCAATCGCGTAGTTACGGACCATATTTCAGATATTTTGTTCTGTCCTACGGAAACAGCAGTGATAAATCTTGGAAACGAAGGCATTACTGAAGGCGTATACAATGTTGGTGACGTGATGATGGATGCACTGCAGTACAATATAAGGATAGCAGAAGAAGGATCCTCGATACTTGATGATCTGGAGCTTTCTCCTAAGGATTTTATGGTTGCAACTGTACACCGTGCTTCAAATACGGATAGCATTGAAAATCTATCTTCCATTGTGAAAGCCTTTTGCAGTGTGGATGAACATGTTGTTTTTCCTGTTCATCCCCGGACTAAAAAATATCTCATTAAATATGGACTTTGGGATAATCTTTGTGAAAATGTGAGTGTCATATCTCCTGTTGGTTATCTTGACATGCTAAAACTCATGTCCAATTCCAGGAAGGTTCTTACTGACTCCGGTGGAATCCAGAAGGAAGCCTATATGCTTGGTGTTCCCTGTATTACAATGCGTGATAATACCGAATGGGTAGAAACCGTGAATGATGGATGGAATGTGCTAGTTGGATCAGATTGCAATATGATTATGGATGCTATTAATGGGTTTGAAGGTTCAGGTATGAAAGGTAACGTGTTCGGATCCGGAGATGCCTGTGAAAGAATATGCTCTGTGCTTGAGGGCTCCAGCTAA
- a CDS encoding PKD domain-containing protein, giving the protein MRKLKILLLLSFISLIAVPTALGATAPVVYVSAAGNGDYNCDGVNDEVQINAALQFVNDNAEFTTVYLMDDGGENDYIISDQIEIHDNTILDGETGVRVKLKAGLTEYDFEQMVTGATPTSQVYNSANHIIIRNIIFDADRWNQDNMPISKKDERETISIRGKDITIYNCRFEDGVGDFIKIGNYGEKYPDINIYNNYFGRSGHCGVYVLYTGYTGDNRIWIHDNEFGYVAANTGVRLDECSGALVENNVFTSYNQGDSAIYLLYRNAGSNTGSHDNEIRYNTIYDVREYGVTLAAEVSGGVVDKSETAGNYIHHNSIRNTIGDGNAGGINVYGYDDVLIEYNTIANCDGDGISTHEYYGSTSTSGFTITAKNNLIYGMTYYNGRGYGINNVESSRHTIISDYNNIYGNALGNYRNTAEGTHDIHDSSQSTIPDEPTTPEEPTTSVKPTASAGSDRTVSVGETVTLDGSASTDDVSIASYKWDFDNSNGIQQDATGAVVQHSYSSGGTYTATLTVTDGDGEVDTDTVHITVQDTSPDAPSDVGNAHLDISSGTAMIDGDLSDWQYAAGTTMSGVSDNTATVKSMYDSTYLYISYDVTDSNLQADALIETGGLHLDDSIEIYLDTLNNGGAAMQPDDYHFIINLNGAVVDDVGTGTGKDYSYSSNIITNVNLQGTKNDASTDSGYIIEVAIPWSDIGGIPSSNDVGLFLAVNDQDNTGTVYLLNWHDLTTSYAVPDRWGDATITATSNTAPIMSSIDDRTVDEGSTVSFTVSASDAESDPLSYTVSGLPNGASFDSLSGEFSWTPSAVPSGDYGLLFEVTDGELSDSESMIITVNAISNDPSNNAPVITFLSPDHDSVFEVGNVVDIGVVAFDADEDELNYALKINGVTVSTTSSYSWDADSSGSYTIEAVVSDGTDQVTTQNVVTVIKILPRWDVNKDGVVNILDVTLVAQNLGSSKPHPSWDVNEDGEVNIQDLTIVAHYFGETI; this is encoded by the coding sequence ATGAGGAAACTTAAAATTTTATTACTCTTATCATTCATTTCATTAATTGCTGTACCAACTGCATTGGGTGCTACTGCTCCGGTGGTATATGTATCTGCAGCTGGCAACGGTGACTATAATTGTGATGGAGTAAACGATGAAGTACAGATCAATGCAGCTCTGCAATTTGTCAACGATAATGCAGAGTTTACCACTGTTTACCTGATGGATGATGGTGGAGAAAATGACTATATAATCTCTGATCAAATTGAGATTCATGACAATACCATTCTTGATGGTGAAACCGGTGTACGTGTTAAATTAAAGGCCGGTCTTACTGAATACGATTTTGAACAGATGGTTACGGGTGCAACTCCTACAAGTCAGGTATACAACAGTGCCAATCACATCATAATAAGGAACATTATTTTTGATGCTGACAGATGGAATCAGGACAACATGCCTATTAGCAAGAAAGATGAAAGAGAGACTATCTCCATTAGGGGAAAGGACATCACTATCTATAATTGTAGGTTTGAAGATGGTGTTGGCGATTTCATCAAGATCGGTAACTATGGCGAAAAATATCCGGACATTAATATCTACAATAACTATTTCGGCAGGTCCGGACACTGTGGCGTATATGTCCTGTATACCGGATACACCGGTGATAACAGAATCTGGATACATGACAATGAATTCGGTTATGTGGCAGCAAATACCGGTGTTCGCCTGGACGAGTGTTCTGGTGCTTTGGTTGAAAACAATGTGTTCACTTCCTATAATCAGGGAGATTCCGCAATCTATCTCCTGTACAGGAATGCGGGAAGCAACACTGGTTCACATGACAACGAGATCAGGTATAATACAATATACGATGTGAGGGAATACGGTGTCACTCTTGCTGCAGAGGTCAGTGGAGGCGTAGTGGACAAATCCGAAACAGCTGGTAACTATATCCATCACAATTCGATCCGCAATACTATTGGGGATGGTAATGCCGGTGGTATCAACGTGTATGGTTATGATGATGTTCTGATCGAATACAACACCATAGCAAACTGTGACGGTGACGGAATATCAACTCACGAATATTATGGTTCAACCTCTACGTCTGGTTTTACCATTACTGCTAAGAACAATCTCATCTATGGGATGACATATTATAATGGTCGTGGGTATGGTATCAATAACGTTGAATCCAGCAGACACACCATAATTTCCGATTATAACAACATCTATGGCAATGCATTGGGTAATTATAGAAATACAGCTGAGGGTACACATGACATTCATGATTCCAGTCAATCTACAATTCCTGATGAGCCAACAACTCCTGAAGAACCCACAACTTCCGTGAAGCCTACCGCTTCTGCAGGTTCTGACCGCACAGTTTCTGTCGGTGAGACTGTGACTTTGGATGGATCCGCATCAACAGATGACGTCAGTATCGCATCCTACAAGTGGGATTTCGACAACTCTAATGGAATCCAGCAGGATGCAACCGGTGCCGTTGTCCAGCACTCCTACAGTTCTGGAGGAACATACACAGCAACACTGACAGTAACAGATGGTGATGGAGAGGTTGACACTGACACTGTTCATATTACAGTACAGGATACTTCACCAGACGCTCCATCAGATGTCGGCAACGCACATCTGGACATTTCAAGTGGCACTGCAATGATCGACGGTGATCTTTCAGACTGGCAATACGCTGCAGGAACCACCATGTCTGGCGTTTCAGATAACACTGCAACAGTCAAATCAATGTATGATAGCACATACCTTTACATTTCATATGATGTGACAGACAGCAACCTTCAGGCAGACGCCCTGATCGAGACAGGTGGTCTCCATCTGGATGATAGCATTGAGATCTATCTTGACACTTTGAACAACGGTGGAGCTGCAATGCAGCCTGATGACTACCACTTTATCATTAATTTGAATGGTGCAGTGGTGGATGACGTGGGTACGGGTACCGGAAAGGACTACAGTTACTCAAGCAACATCATCACTAATGTGAATCTGCAGGGTACCAAGAACGATGCCAGTACAGATTCCGGTTACATCATCGAGGTTGCAATTCCATGGAGTGACATTGGTGGAATTCCTTCCAGCAATGATGTTGGTCTGTTCCTTGCTGTAAATGACCAGGATAATACGGGTACTGTATATCTCCTTAACTGGCACGATCTGACCACTTCCTACGCTGTTCCTGACCGCTGGGGGGATGCGACCATTACAGCTACAAGCAACACCGCACCTATCATGTCTTCTATTGATGACAGGACAGTGGATGAGGGAAGCACTGTAAGCTTTACTGTCAGTGCATCAGATGCTGAAAGTGACCCTCTTTCCTATACAGTAAGCGGCCTGCCTAACGGTGCATCATTTGATTCTTTATCAGGTGAATTCAGCTGGACTCCTTCCGCTGTCCCTTCAGGTGACTATGGTCTGCTGTTCGAAGTTACCGATGGCGAACTCAGTGACTCAGAGTCTATGATCATTACTGTGAATGCAATAAGCAATGACCCTTCGAACAACGCTCCGGTAATTACTTTCCTCTCACCTGACCATGATTCGGTCTTTGAGGTTGGAAATGTGGTTGACATTGGAGTAGTTGCTTTTGATGCAGATGAAGATGAACTGAACTATGCTCTGAAGATCAATGGTGTTACCGTCAGTACAACTTCCAGTTATTCATGGGATGCTGATTCTTCAGGTTCTTACACCATCGAAGCTGTTGTAAGTGACGGAACCGATCAGGTGACTACTCAAAATGTTGTCACTGTCATCAAAATACTCCCACGTTGGGATGTAAATAAGGATGGTGTAGTGAATATTCTGGATGTCACTCTTGTGGCTCAAAATCTGGGTAGTTCAAAACCACACCCAAGCTGGGATGTAAACGAGGATGGTGAAGTGAACATTCAGGACCTCACCATTGTAGCACACTACTTCGGTGAAACTATATAA
- a CDS encoding serine acetyltransferase: protein MIKTKQDYHSYLEADKVALGRTGKRPFFADDIWKFERLLRKVEYYHNCKKFIFWKPYVLFLKWRYYAMSVKLGFTIPKNVFGPGLSIAHVGTIVVNTNARVGSNCRIHTCVNIGTKAGYSNLAPRIGNNVYIGPGAKLFGDIEIADGIAIGANSVVNKSFLGTNISIAGVPARKISDKGSEDLLVKEENS from the coding sequence ATGATCAAAACAAAACAGGATTATCATTCCTATTTAGAAGCAGATAAGGTGGCTTTGGGGAGAACTGGTAAAAGGCCTTTTTTTGCTGATGATATATGGAAATTTGAGAGATTGTTAAGGAAAGTAGAATACTATCACAATTGTAAAAAATTTATATTCTGGAAACCATATGTCCTATTTCTAAAATGGAGGTACTATGCAATGAGCGTGAAATTGGGATTCACCATACCTAAGAATGTTTTTGGGCCTGGTTTAAGCATTGCTCATGTTGGGACCATTGTTGTAAATACCAATGCCAGAGTTGGATCGAATTGTCGAATACACACATGTGTAAACATCGGGACCAAGGCAGGCTATTCAAATTTAGCACCTCGTATTGGAAACAATGTTTATATTGGTCCGGGTGCCAAGTTATTTGGTGACATAGAGATCGCGGATGGAATTGCAATTGGTGCAAATTCTGTTGTAAATAAATCATTTTTGGGAACAAATATTTCAATTGCGGGTGTTCCGGCTAGAAAAATAAGCGACAAAGGTTCCGAAGATCTACTGGTGAAAGAAGAAAATTCATAA
- a CDS encoding oligosaccharide flippase family protein, with protein MSDFIRNIMKLVSGSMIAQIIGILLFPIISRLYSPEDFGVFQLFLSIASIIAIISCLTYHLAIMLPKKNEDSANIVSLCFILLVITSIASGLIFIPLSDEISGFLNTPDLADYLLLLPIVVFLSGLFNVLNYWTSRRIRFGVVAESRIANSLGSRVSQVGIGSYNPSPMGLITGYLTGFFLANILMLGYFKSDIQYFRKVSVHRMKELAIRYKRFPKFSMGSLFVNTFSFQLPPFMLAFYFTSAIVGHYSFANLILALPVTLIGGATSQVFFQKASEVKNENGNFKELVTEVHRKLILIGAFPLIVFMIVGEDLFTFFLGAEWYSAGIYAKILAPWLFIRFMYSPISSIFDILEKQNIELIFNILIICSIFITLFIGGSYNDPILGLMLLSIVGVILWSCANFYLLRISGVQLTHEVRHFVKYLLIAILVSIPLVLVDYLSATIYVILFLSMVLSIAYYIVVIYLDHTLRSKLLGAINAAKK; from the coding sequence ATGTCAGATTTTATCCGTAATATTATGAAATTAGTATCAGGGAGTATGATCGCCCAAATTATTGGAATATTACTTTTTCCTATTATTTCCCGACTTTATTCTCCGGAAGATTTTGGAGTTTTTCAGTTATTTTTATCAATTGCAAGTATTATTGCAATTATATCCTGTCTTACTTATCACCTTGCAATAATGCTCCCTAAAAAGAACGAGGATTCTGCAAATATTGTTTCGTTATGTTTCATTTTATTAGTAATCACTTCTATTGCATCCGGACTCATATTCATCCCGCTATCTGATGAGATCTCAGGTTTCTTAAATACTCCTGATCTTGCAGATTATCTTCTTCTTTTGCCGATAGTCGTTTTTTTAAGTGGCCTGTTCAACGTGCTGAACTATTGGACATCTCGCAGGATCCGGTTTGGGGTTGTTGCCGAATCACGTATTGCAAATTCATTAGGTTCAAGAGTGTCCCAGGTAGGGATCGGATCTTACAATCCTTCTCCAATGGGCTTGATCACTGGTTACTTGACAGGTTTTTTTCTGGCAAATATCCTGATGCTGGGCTACTTCAAATCTGATATCCAGTATTTCAGGAAGGTTTCAGTGCACAGGATGAAAGAACTGGCCATTAGGTATAAAAGATTCCCGAAATTTTCCATGGGCTCTCTGTTTGTAAACACGTTCTCTTTTCAGCTTCCACCTTTTATGCTTGCGTTCTATTTCACTTCTGCAATAGTGGGCCATTATTCGTTTGCGAATTTAATACTGGCTTTGCCTGTAACTTTAATAGGTGGTGCTACCAGTCAGGTCTTCTTCCAGAAAGCAAGTGAAGTTAAAAATGAAAATGGAAACTTCAAAGAATTAGTGACTGAAGTACACAGGAAATTGATTCTCATAGGGGCATTTCCACTTATCGTGTTTATGATCGTCGGTGAGGACCTGTTCACCTTCTTTTTAGGGGCTGAGTGGTATTCTGCAGGAATTTATGCAAAAATACTTGCTCCTTGGCTATTTATAAGATTTATGTATTCCCCGATATCTTCCATTTTCGACATACTTGAAAAGCAAAATATTGAACTTATTTTTAATATCCTGATCATTTGTTCAATATTTATTACACTTTTTATAGGGGGAAGTTATAATGACCCAATCCTCGGACTTATGTTATTGTCCATTGTTGGTGTTATTTTATGGAGCTGTGCAAATTTCTATCTTTTAAGAATATCTGGTGTTCAATTGACACATGAGGTCAGACATTTTGTAAAATATCTGCTTATCGCAATTTTAGTTTCCATCCCTTTGGTCCTAGTTGATTACCTTTCAGCTACAATATATGTAATTTTATTCCTTTCCATGGTGCTTTCAATTGCTTATTATATTGTAGTGATCTATCTGGATCATACTCTAAGGTCTAAATTACTAGGTGCTATAAATGCAGCAAAAAAATAA
- a CDS encoding GNAT family N-acetyltransferase codes for MSSEMRVREIGPDEYELWDEMVEISPYGTIFQKSNWLTICKDSFNFDLKMYGCFHKDELVGGCSLFSYRVRRIFRVASSYCNMTPYGGILVKRSASKKVRNQEEFQNNVLKNILKHIEEQGYDSVSISNPPDFIDTRQFSSNKWIKDIRYSYYFDLREDIETRMPKGLKAIIRKANENGILVKKEDDLQRFYELINQTYERQQLIPPAQMNFYEKIMDFLHKTHQGEMWIAEMPTGEVVAAEIIIWDNKRAHRWAATSNPDLKSHNATSLLLHNIFQDLKSRNFKEINLMSGNTPKLTKFITGFNPELVPYYVVSRHSTKFDVSLHIINYIR; via the coding sequence ATGAGTTCAGAGATGAGAGTCAGGGAAATTGGTCCTGATGAATACGAACTCTGGGATGAGATGGTTGAAATTTCCCCATACGGAACAATATTCCAGAAAAGCAATTGGTTAACAATATGCAAGGATTCGTTCAACTTCGACCTGAAAATGTATGGCTGTTTTCATAAAGACGAGTTGGTCGGAGGATGCTCCCTTTTTAGTTACAGGGTTAGAAGAATATTCAGGGTAGCATCATCTTACTGCAACATGACCCCCTATGGAGGCATTCTGGTAAAAAGATCAGCAAGTAAGAAAGTAAGAAATCAAGAAGAGTTCCAAAACAATGTTTTGAAGAATATCCTGAAACACATCGAAGAACAGGGATATGATAGTGTTTCGATATCAAATCCCCCTGATTTCATAGACACCAGGCAATTTTCATCCAATAAGTGGATCAAAGATATTAGGTATTCTTACTATTTTGACCTGAGGGAGGATATTGAAACAAGAATGCCAAAGGGATTGAAGGCGATTATTCGTAAGGCTAATGAAAATGGGATCCTGGTTAAAAAAGAGGATGACCTCCAGCGTTTTTACGAGCTTATTAACCAAACGTATGAAAGGCAACAACTAATACCACCTGCACAAATGAATTTTTATGAAAAAATAATGGATTTCTTACATAAAACCCATCAAGGGGAAATGTGGATTGCAGAAATGCCCACAGGAGAAGTTGTAGCCGCAGAAATAATCATTTGGGATAACAAAAGAGCCCATAGATGGGCAGCTACTTCAAATCCGGATCTGAAAAGCCATAATGCAACATCTCTATTACTGCACAATATTTTTCAGGATCTTAAGAGCAGAAACTTTAAAGAGATAAATTTAATGAGTGGTAATACCCCAAAACTGACTAAATTCATAACAGGATTTAATCCGGAATTGGTACCTTACTACGTAGTAAGCAGACATTCAACAAAATTTGATGTATCCCTACATATAATAAATTATATTAGATGA